TCAAACCAAGAAAAATCTGGAAAATATCGGATTTAAATTTTTCAGTGTATGAATTGAGCTGGCAGAGGAAAGAATTTTCATCGAGGATTCCAATTACGTTTTGCATTTCGCGCTCACTGACGTAAGTCATCTTGCGGTAGTAATCTGTATAATCTTTTTCGCGCGACTGCAATGAAGCGTTGTAAATATCATCAGCTACGATCGTCACATCTTCTGTTACATTTCGGTACACATCTACAGTGAACTCTTCAATAGGGCGAGAATAAAGCTGCTCAAGAAGATAAAGCGCATAACGAACTTTATATTTTTCGTACTCGCTTTGGCACTGATCATAAAACTGGTGGACGCTTTTCCAACTTTTGATTTCACCTTTTTTGATATTTGTAAAAAGCTCTTGAATTTTATTGGAAGGTATTATTTGACCGCCGGCATTCTCCCATTCTGTGAAAAGAGGAAACTGCCTGATTTTATCAACAAGCTCAAAAGTGAGTTTTTCGTGATTAAGGCTGCTGCAAAATTCCATCAGCGTCCTTGTCGCAAAATATTTTACAATCTTTCTGTACATTTTATATGACTGAACAGGTTTAATGATGACAGCTCCATATTTTTTTTGACAAACAGGATCGTCGAGCGTAAAATCTGCTTGCGGATTTTGATGAAGAAAATCTTTTGCAGCCTGATAAACTTTTTCCGGAGTATCGGCGCCATTCATATAATCGTTTCCGATCTTTTTAAGATATTCAGATGTAAGAAAAATCAGTCTGTCAAGCGCAGCGATAACTTCCTGCATAGTATCAGGAGCGAGCGGGTCTGTTTCAATATGCTGGATTTTTTTTACTCTTTTGTCACGGCTGAGAAACTTATTCTTATTTCTTGTGATTGCGAACATATCGTACATGAACCACCACGCCGGAATTATGGTAATTTTAGGAGAACCGTTAGTTCCCTGAGCGACGAGCGCAAACGGATAAGGAATATCAAGCTCGTACTGATAACTTCCTTTTGAAATCAATGTAAAAGAAGCAAACCGTGAATTGTGTTTAAAATCAGAGCAAAGTCCCGGCCAAAATCCGCGTTTTGCAAAAATTTCGCCGTCCGGACTTCTGCTGTTGTGATTGCTTCCGATTGTAGCGCCTGCCGCAATATTGCTTTGCCCCATCACTGTTGTCGCAATTAAAAATGAGGAATTGTGATGCTGCTCATGGAACGGATAAATCAGATTGTTTAAGATTTCACAACATGAAACTGTAGAATTGTCGCCGAGCACAGAGTTTAAAAGACGAGCCCCGTACTTTACTTGGCAGTTGCGCCCGATCACAAAACGAACTGCAATCGCCTGATAAAAAACTTTGCATCCGTATCCAAGAATACCGTTTACAAGTTCAACGCCTTCGCCAATCTGTGACGG
The DNA window shown above is from Treponema sp. Marseille-Q3903 and carries:
- a CDS encoding DUF4954 family protein, whose translation is MVKVEQLAENEIKNVPKNLFEGKRHLTAKEIEILEKNLNHNSDPSWNNFYVDNEEGAFDPSLIHMSFFSGFIVLGKLKKLNLHFNDLILECGIRRSNLHDVVTGDDCVIRNVYYMDNYRIGNRVIIFNIQELCCTKHSKFGNGILKKGEPEEHRIWIGVANENDGRAILPFEDMIPADAYLWSHYREDKKLLDKFKALTENENSRELDTYGIIGNDCVIKNSSIIKDTKIYDSAYIKGAFKLKNITILSSEEEPSQIGEGVELVNGILGYGCKVFYQAIAVRFVIGRNCQVKYGARLLNSVLGDNSTVSCCEILNNLIYPFHEQHHNSSFLIATTVMGQSNIAAGATIGSNHNSRSPDGEIFAKRGFWPGLCSDFKHNSRFASFTLISKGSYQYELDIPYPFALVAQGTNGSPKITIIPAWWFMYDMFAITRNKNKFLSRDKRVKKIQHIETDPLAPDTMQEVIAALDRLIFLTSEYLKKIGNDYMNGADTPEKVYQAAKDFLHQNPQADFTLDDPVCQKKYGAVIIKPVQSYKMYRKIVKYFATRTLMEFCSSLNHEKLTFELVDKIRQFPLFTEWENAGGQIIPSNKIQELFTNIKKGEIKSWKSVHQFYDQCQSEYEKYKVRYALYLLEQLYSRPIEEFTVDVYRNVTEDVTIVADDIYNASLQSREKDYTDYYRKMTYVSEREMQNVIGILDENSFLCQLNSYTEKFKSDIFQIFLGLTK